From the Cyanobium sp. M30B3 genome, the window GTAGAGGTCGATCGCCGTGGCCGGATCGCTCCACAGCTGCTGGTGGGCGCTGAGCAGGCTGGCGATCCCCTCGTTGCCGGCGTTGGTGGCCTGTTCGGAGCGGTACACCGCCTCGTCCAGCGTGAGCCGGCGGCCGGCGAAGCGCGACAGGCCGTCCTCGATGAACCGCCACTGGGCGGCGGCGTCCTCGCCGGGCACCAGGCTGGTGGTGGCGATGGCGCCGGCATTCACCATCGGGTTGGAGAGCCCCTCCACGGTGCGCTCCACCGCCAGCACCGAGTTGAACGGCAGCCCGGTGCTGTTCACCCCCAGGGCGTCGCGGGCCAGCTGCTCACCGATCGCCTCGCACACCAGCGCGAACACAAACGGCTTCGACAGGCTCTGGATGCTGAACGGCACCGCCCAGTCGCCGGCGTGGAAGGTGGCGCCGCTGGTGGCGGCCACGCTGATGCCGAAGCTCTGCGGCGAGGCGGCCGCCAGGGCGGGGATGTAATCCGCCAGGTTCCCCTGGTCCACCGTGGCGAAGTGGGCGTGGGCCTCCTCCACCAGGCCCTGCACCACGTCCGGTGTGGGCAGCTGGCCGGTGGACACCCAGTGGGACGGGGCGGCTTCGACGGCGGGATTCATGACTGCTGCCAGGGCAGGGCCGGCAGGCGGTAGAGCGCCTCGCGCTGGGCGTCGCTCCAGATGTCGATCATCTCGGTGAGCATCGGGTCGTCGGCTTCGAGCCGGAGCTGCCGCTCAATCGCCAGGCTGCCGCGGGGAATCACCGCCAGCTCGAACGGCGGCCCCACGCTGAGATTGGAGCGCTGGGTGAGCACCTGCGACATCACGCACAGCTTGGCGGCGTCGTCCAGGCTGAGGTTGGTGTGCCCCACGTTGTCGAGCGGGGGCTTGCCGTATTTGCTCTCGCCGATCTGCAGGTACGGGGTTTCCCGGGTGGCCATGATCGCGTTGCCCTGGGGATAGATCAGGTAGAGCCCATGGGGTTCGCTGCCGATCTGGCCGCCGAGGATGAAGGTGGCCTGGGAACTGGAGCCCACGCTGCGCAGTTCGGCGTCGTTCTGCTTCTGCACCGCCACGCTCACCCGGCCCACGTAGGCGGCGGCCTCGAACAGGTAGTCGCAGTGGCGCAGGTCGCCGCGGCTGGCTTCTCCCGCCTCGAAGCCCTGATCCAGGTCGCGGCGGATGGCGCTCACCACCGCCTGGGTGGTGGCCAGGTTGCCGGCCGCCAGCAGCACGAACAGCCGGTCGGGCCCGGGCTGGAACACGTGCATCTTGCTGTAGGTGGAGATGTAATCCACCCCGGCGTTGGTGCGGGAGTCGGAGGCCAGCACCAGCCCCTCCTCCAGCCAGTAGCCCACGCAGTAGGTCATGGTTGATCGGGCCTCGGCAAGGGGGAAAGGGGAACGTCAGGCATGTTGGGGCAGGCTGTCCGTCTTGGGCAGGGCCGCCGGTTCGAGCACCGCCAGCTGGCGGCGGATGCGCCAGTGGCAGTGCTGCAGGATCCGGCGGGCCACGTTGCTGCCGGTGGCTGCCTC encodes:
- a CDS encoding 20S proteasome subunit A/B, with the protein product MTYCVGYWLEEGLVLASDSRTNAGVDYISTYSKMHVFQPGPDRLFVLLAAGNLATTQAVVSAIRRDLDQGFEAGEASRGDLRHCDYLFEAAAYVGRVSVAVQKQNDAELRSVGSSSQATFILGGQIGSEPHGLYLIYPQGNAIMATRETPYLQIGESKYGKPPLDNVGHTNLSLDDAAKLCVMSQVLTQRSNLSVGPPFELAVIPRGSLAIERQLRLEADDPMLTEMIDIWSDAQREALYRLPALPWQQS
- the glsA gene encoding glutaminase A; translation: MNPAVEAAPSHWVSTGQLPTPDVVQGLVEEAHAHFATVDQGNLADYIPALAAASPQSFGISVAATSGATFHAGDWAVPFSIQSLSKPFVFALVCEAIGEQLARDALGVNSTGLPFNSVLAVERTVEGLSNPMVNAGAIATTSLVPGEDAAAQWRFIEDGLSRFAGRRLTLDEAVYRSEQATNAGNEGIASLLSAHQQLWSDPATAIDLYTRQCALLVTAEDLALMACTLANGGRQPRSGEQVIAPLICRRVLAVMVTAGLYETSGDWLYQIGLPGKSGVSGGMITVAPGKGALASWSPPLDEAGNSVRGQLTAHYLSEHLGLNLFDSLPSQDTAADPP